Proteins from a genomic interval of Procambarus clarkii isolate CNS0578487 chromosome 45, FALCON_Pclarkii_2.0, whole genome shotgun sequence:
- the LOC123769969 gene encoding calcium release-activated calcium channel protein 1 — translation MSSLRSLHLSKAKLKAASKTSALLAGFAMVAMVELQLDDKCEDNTPPKSGSCSTLPDGLLTAFAMCTVLLVAVHLLALMISTCVLPHIEVVASAAPVDSMTSLDTPDATISEAPHITMHRYIEAAWIFSNVLGLLLFLLEVGILCWVKFLVLSRNAAIASTVLLVPTVLLFTVFALHFYWALVVDKVETVDKNLQEIAVGLEVLQQKTNENIKNGSISTIHVV, via the exons ATGTCTTCTCTCCGAAGCTTGCACTTGAGCAAAGCTAAACTCAAAGCTGCCAGCAAAACATCAGCTCTTCTCGCAGGCTTCGCAATG GTGGCCATGGTGGAACTTCAACTAGACGACAAATGTGAGGATAACACCCCGCCTAAATCTGGTTCCTGTAGCACGCTTCCTGATGGTCTTCTGACCGCCTTTGCTATGTGTACCGTGTTGCTGGTGGCGGTACACCTGCTGGCCCTCATGATCTCCACCTGTGTGCTGCCCCACATCGAGGTGGTGGCCAGCGCCGCCCCCGTCGACTCCATGACCAGCCTCGACACCCCTGACGCCACCATATCCGAAGCACCGCACATTACCATGCACCG GTACATTGAGGCAGCGTGGATCTTTTCTAATGTTTTGGGCCTCTTGCTATTTCTCCTGGAAGTTGGTATTTTGTGTTGGGTTAAATTTCTGGTGTTGTCAAGAAATGCTGCAATTGCATCAACAGTATTGCTGGTACCGACCGTCCTATTGTTTACGGTATTTGCACTCCACTTTTACTGGGCATTAGTCGTCGACAAAGTGGAAACTGTTGATAAAAATCTGCAGGAGATTGCTGTGGGATTGGAGGTCTTGCAACAGAAAACAAATGAGAATATAAAAAATGGATCAATTTCTACCATTCATGTTGTGTAG